Sequence from the Brachionichthys hirsutus isolate HB-005 chromosome 4, CSIRO-AGI_Bhir_v1, whole genome shotgun sequence genome:
TAAGCCCGGACGCTGTGGATACAGGCGAGGCGGCCATGCTCAGCGTGGAATCCCTGCAGgtggctgaggaggaggtggtggaatCCAGCAGCAACAAACTCTGCGACATTTACACGTTTGTGGCCAAAGGCTGTTTTCCGCAGACTATTAACCCTTTACGGAAGAAGAACCTAAAAAGATACGCCCAGAAGTTCATCATTGAGGGTAAGACTcttattttaaaactcttaTTTTAAAACTCTTCCAACTCCAGCAAACCAGCCGTTACTGAATAGTTACTCACCCCGAtagtatttgatttatttgcacACTATTCTATATCAACTCAGTGTAATTCCAACCAGAGCCGGACTGTTCAGGCTATAGCTCAATAAACGTGTATTACACGGTTATTACTACTAAAGGCTCAGAACCATTCAGCTCTTCCAGTTCTTCGTAGAGACCCTTTAGCTGCTCAGGCGCAGCGTCTGGCCGCCTACCTGAGGGACCGTAGCCGGTCCCCGTGGACAAAGCCCCCGAggtatgaaccccccccccggggttcACCTGAAGCTACTTTACAGGAAAGACATTGGGACTCTACTGCTAAAGTACACCCATGAATACTGGCAGTTATATTTGACCAATAATTCTAATACGTGAATGGGGTAGAACGAGTTTGGTCCCCGCTTGACCGTTCCTTTACATCCTTGTTTCAGATGATAAGCTGTACTACGTGGGGCccaagaaagaggagaagagggaggtggtcacagaggcagagaggaagaggcggaTCTTCCTCGATTGCCACTTTAATGACATCGGTCATCACCTCGGCCAAAAGAAGACCGTCCACAGGATCCAGAGCAAGTACTACTGGCTGGGGATCGTCAAGGACGTGGTGGACTGGGTACACGCTCTCTATGTCTCTCTGCTAGCACCTCCGGGacacgacgacgatgatgacgatgatgatgatgatgtgtccCAGCCTAAGTAaagtcttgtgtgtgtttcagataaAAGTGTGTGAAACCTGCCAGCACACCGAGCGGAGTAAGACCCTGGCGAGGACCGTCCGTCCTATTAAAGTGGACGCAGCCTGGGACATCGTCGGGATCGATTTCATAGGTTGTTGCCTCCACTGGTCTGATCAGTTTGATCGCGTACTTGTGTCCAGCGTgtgagagctgctgctgcttgtcctCTGCTCACCAGGACCGTTCCCGGAGGGCCAGCAGGGCGGCACCAGCGTTACGGTCCTCATCGACTACTTCAGTAAATGGCCCGAAGCGTTCCCGGTGCGGAGCGCCGACGCCGTCTCCGTTGCACGATGTGTATCTAAATGCATGTACAGGTAAAGACATTTTTCTGCCACTACGATGGGACGTAGGTTGGACCGTAGGTTGGCCCGTAGGTTGGACCGTAGGTTGGACATAGGTTGGACCGTAGGTTGGACCGTAGGTTGGACGTAGGTTGGACGTAGGTTGGACATAGGTTGGACGTAGGTTGGACCGTAGGATGGACCGTAGGATGGACCGTAGGTTGGACGTAGGTTGGACCGTAGGTTGGACATAGGTTGGACCATAGGTTGGACCGTAGGTTGGACATAGGTTGGACCGTAGGTTGGATGTAGGTTGGACCATAGGTTGGACCGTAGGTTGGATGTAGGTTGGACCATAGGTTGGACCGTAGGATGGACCGTAGGTTGGACATGGGTTGGACCGTAGGTTGGACCTGACGGGACGTCCCTCTCTGTATTGTTTGTCCGCTGCGCTTCACGCTCAAACCAACAGCCCGGCATTAAATTCATGCCACAACTCTGAATAATGAATCTAATAAACCCTTTCCATTAACATCAGTGTTCATATTGCGCCACTATTTAGCACGACATGCTAACAGAGCTaactaaaatattaaattaattgCGTTATTTGTCATCGTGTTGTCTTCCAGTACAAAAATGTGACATCTGTGAAGATCTTCGGTCGTCGGGGTCAGTTTAGAAAGTCGCCGACTTCAAGAGGCTTCGCTTCTGGTCCAACAAACGGAGTTctgaacaggggggggggttctggtgcGACTCGTCCTGCTGAGGCCGCAGCTACATGCTACACACGTAGCACGTAGCACGTAGCACGCGGCTCCTCGCTGCCAGACGTTAAATGCGTGGCAGCAGATTCCACTCGTCCATTTCATGCGGGCTTTAATGGCGGGTTCTGTTCGCGTGCTGATTTATACCGCTGCCTGCGTTAACGCTGCTGCAGCGAAGCTGAGCTCGTCCCATTCTGTGTTCCGACAGGTTCGGCGCCCCTAAAGCGGTGGTGTGTGCGCAGAATGCTAACTTCTGTGAGGAGGTGAGCCCCGAGGTTCATGCTAAGCAGAACGCGGCCCCTTTGCTCttccttctggttctgatcttAGGTAACAAAGCTTCTGCGTGACAAGTGGAGCATTGTACAGAAGGTGTCCCCCCTGGATCACCTTCAGCTCAACCCGCTCCACGACTGCACCGCGTCGCTGCTGAAGGAAGCCGTGGTGCAGATGGTAGCGCAGAAACAGACGGAGTGGGAGGACTTCCTGGACCCGGTCCTGTTGCTGTTTCGGACCTCCACCAACCCGACCACCAAGTTCTCGCCATATTCCCTGATGTTCAGCAGGAAGGCGAACTTGCCGAACGAGGTGCGTGTTGGCAAGGAGAGCAGATTCCAGCAGGGCGGCGCTGACTCGCCTGCCGTTTCCTTCCTCCCAGACGTCGTTCAGCACGTTGACCGACGACGAGCACGAGCACGACGCTTATTCCACGAAGGAGACGGTCTCGGCGTGCATGTCCGTaatgcaggagcagcagaacgCCATGAAGCAGCTGGTAAATCGGGGTTATTATGGGATGGGACCCCGCAGCAAGTCCAACGTACACAAACAGACTCATGCTCCGAGGGCCCGATTATACTCAACATGAGCAGCTTGAATTCAGAGAACCATCCACAACCCTGAAATACTCTAGAGTCAAAGCAATAGTACATGTAGTGCAGTACGCATAGTACAATGCATGTACCGGTAGTACAGTACATGTAGTGCAGTACACATAGTACAGCACATGTACTGGTAGTACAGTACATGTACccgtattacagtacatttaGTACAGTACACATAGTACAATGCATGTACCGGTAGTACAGTACATGTAGTGCAGTACACATAGTACAATATATGTACCGGTAGTACAGTACATTTAGTGCAGTACACATAGTACAGTGCATGTAGTGCAGTACACATAGTACAGTACATGTACCGGTAGTACAGTACATTTAGTGCAGTATACATATAGACCTGATGAGCCCCCCGTctctggtgcccccccccccctgcatctgAATGCTTTgatgccccccctcccgtctTGTATCTGAATGctttggtgcccccccccgtctgaaTGCGTGTGCTCTACTTCCAGGTGATCGCCAACATGAACGCAGCCTAtaaacaagagaagaagaagaatggcaGGCGGAAGACGACCTTTGCCCCCTCCGCTCCTGGGTTTGGTGCGGGAGACTCGCCTTCCCCAAAGAGACTCCGAGAGAGTTTCTATTTGTCCTTCCCCGTAGAGACGGCGTTGAGCAGGTCTGAGGACGCGAAGA
This genomic interval carries:
- the zgc:113436 gene encoding gypsy retrotransposon integrase-like protein 1 — encoded protein: MLSVESLQVAEEEVVESSSNKLCDIYTFVAKGCFPQTINPLRKKNLKRYAQKFIIEDDKLYYVGPKKEEKREVVTEAERKRRIFLDCHFNDIGHHLGQKKTVHRIQSKYYWLGIVKDVVDWIKVCETCQHTERSKTLARTVRPIKVDAAWDIVGIDFIGPFPEGQQGGTSVTVLIDYFSKWPEAFPVRSADAVSVARCVSKCMYRFGAPKAVVCAQNANFCEEVTKLLRDKWSIVQKVSPLDHLQLNPLHDCTASLLKEAVVQMVAQKQTEWEDFLDPVLLLFRTSTNPTTKFSPYSLMFSRKANLPNETSFSTLTDDEHEHDAYSTKETVSACMSVMQEQQNAMKQLVIANMNAAYKQEKKKNGRRKTTFAPSAPGFGAGDSPSPKRLRESFYLSFPVETALSRSEDAKTVSISLG